The DNA sequence CCATGGGTGCCGAGTTCGTCCTGAGTGGGGTCATGGAATATGCCAAATCCAACGGTGTTTATGCGATCCTCCGCCTGATCTATTGATTGGATTCAATAACATCGCGGCATCAGACTCTCGTTTCCGCGCTCCAATTCCCCTTCTTCTCCCAACCCGAGAGGATAAGGTAGAGGACGCAGGACCCTGTCAGTATCATCGCGCTAACCATCAGCGCGGCGGAGATGGAGACGGAGTTGGAGATTACTCCCATGGCAAGCGAGCCTGTCATGAAGCCGACCTGCAAGATCAAGGACTCGAAGGAAAGCAGCGTGGAACGCTTCGCCGCCGGCACCTGTGAGTTGAATATTGCAGAGTGAGGGGAGCTGGAGAGCCCGTTGAAGGCGAATGTTACCAGGTAGAAGAAGGCGAATCCCAGGATGTCTCCCTGCAATGCAAGGGCCAGCATTAACAAGCCCATCATGCCCCTCATTCCCACCAGGCTCAGAGCGAGCCTTCCTTTCATCTTCTCGCTCAAAGAGGCGGATATTGCATTTCCAAGGGAACCCATCAGGAAGTACCCTGCAGCCAACACCCCGTATATCCATGTCTGCGAATCGACCCCGATAAGTTCCTCGACCCTGGGCTGCCATAGAAGTTCTAGGCCAGCGAACCCGAACCCGGCCGCCACAGTGGCCATGAGAAGGATCTTGATGACCGGGTTTCTTGCCCCGTACATGATGGATGTGGATAGAATCTCCGGCAGCTTCTTGAAGCCATCAGAGGCCTTTCCGATGAACTCCCCATGCTCGAAGACCAGGGCGGAGGTCAGGAAGAACTGGATGATTGCCAGTAGTACCATCAAAACCAGGTTGCCCGAGTAGATGTTGAATCCCGGGATCTGCTCGAACCACGGTCCAACGATCATGGGCATCACCCCACCGATAATGGATGCCGCGGCCAGCCCTAGAGGGATGAACACCCCCACCTTAGCCAAGGACTTCTGGAGATTGCCCTCGGGATGCGCCCGGTTGAACTCGTCAACGAACCACGCGTCCATGGAACCGGAGGACAAAGCTCTCGCAACCCCGAAGGC is a window from the Methanomassiliicoccales archaeon genome containing:
- a CDS encoding MFS transporter; amino-acid sequence: MIRDDIHFVFVINQSFHWFIIGLFFPILILVQLDKGLNLLEVGVTAAIYSATVILLELPTGGLSDSIGRKRVYLISVVVQIISYLLILISWNFITMAFAFLAFGVARALSSGSMDAWFVDEFNRAHPEGNLQKSLAKVGVFIPLGLAAASIIGGVMPMIVGPWFEQIPGFNIYSGNLVLMVLLAIIQFFLTSALVFEHGEFIGKASDGFKKLPEILSTSIMYGARNPVIKILLMATVAAGFGFAGLELLWQPRVEELIGVDSQTWIYGVLAAGYFLMGSLGNAISASLSEKMKGRLALSLVGMRGMMGLLMLALALQGDILGFAFFYLVTFAFNGLSSSPHSAIFNSQVPAAKRSTLLSFESLILQVGFMTGSLAMGVISNSVSISAALMVSAMILTGSCVLYLILSGWEKKGNWSAETRV